A stretch of DNA from Temnothorax longispinosus isolate EJ_2023e chromosome 2, Tlon_JGU_v1, whole genome shotgun sequence:
ttgtgtaatttttaatattttagacattatataacatatggtttatatataattcaatattcttaaagtttattatttagagATCGAATCGACATCGTTTCGACGTCATTAATGTCGAGAAGTTGTTAAGCGTCGAAATGACGTCGAAACGATGTCGTTATAGTTTGCGCGTATATTTCGTGTGCAGGACAcgcatttataatattgctcCGCGGTATAGCAACACGGTAGCCAATAAGCTTCTGGTTCCCGGAAAAATGATCGTTGGTTGGCTACCATAAGTACCGAGCCGCTTCTTTTGTCGCGCGACAAGCGTTTCCGCATCCTGTGTGCAGACTGCAGGAGCCATCAGCCATCACACGCCTTCCGTGTCTTGCCGCGCTTTTTCGTTTCACTCAACGAAACTGTATACAGAAATAAGGAAAGTGAATTTACTCATTCTGCCTAAGAGGTTTTATCTCATTTCGCTGTGCTTGAGTGTGTGACCATAAAGCGATTGCTGTGGATTGCTGTAACGATGGAAAAAAGTCCggtaaattttttaggttattactatttttaagttataattttctcaGTTGCGTGTAGTAGAGACATCAATTCTTATCTTTTAGTGtcttttacatgttttatCTGTTAGTACTTTAGTTATTTATAGTATTATCCGTTTTAGTACTTGTAACGGCTTCGAAGTATTATtaactttgttttttataatctgtTATATGTCAGATTTATTCTAAACCTGTGAAGAGGAAACTGCATAGAAAAGCTATAAAAACTGCCATGAAAAAGCTTAAAGTAGATGAATTGCGATTgagaatcaataaaatttatgtagaatCTTCGGATAGTAATTCAGATTATGAGATATCATCCGattctgaaaaaattgcaaattttgacGAAGGCTATCATGTTGCTACTGCttctgaaaataataataatagtgatACGATATCTTTACAAAATGACGAACAAGTTGCCgaagaaatacatattatgGCTGATATGCAGAGTGGGTTGAGCAGTGAGAGTAGCTCACAGTCTGACAGAAGTGAAGTCGAAGAGAATGTGATGGTTTTCAGGAACGTTGCTGAAATGGaacaatttgttattaaatcaGTGCGAGAATGGGCTTCTGAATCAGGTGTCCTTTCCatgttaaaagttgataatttgttaaagcgcCTCAGTGTTGGTCTTCCTAATATGCCTAAAAGTCACAAGACACttttgaaaagtaattttaatctgGAGATAAGTAATCTTGAAAGTGGAGGAAAAATGTGGTATAAAGAATTTACAGTTAATTTGGACCAGATgtttgtaacgatgcaccccgtgCGCTAAGCATCGTTCCCGGCAAACgaccgccggatgccgcccgaccgacgACCAGTCGGGCGAAAaccagggcgcggtgcgcccacattttAAACGCCTTTCaaaacgcaccgtgtgcgcgggccAAGCGCGGCACCGGTGCCTCCCGACGAGCGACGACGGGAGCCGAGCCGCCCCGAGGAcgagcgcggcgccgcgcctcCCCACCACAGCGCGACGATCGGCGCTCCTAGcaaacccgccgcgccgggcgggTATATAAACCGCCGTTCCGAGAAAAAGAGACACTTCGTCTAGAGATCCGCTTCCAAGACGAAACCTATTCCCGACTCCTAGGGAACACGCCAACGAGGTCCGGTGCTCCGAGCCTCGACTGAGAGCTCTCAGGTGTTCTCGCACTCCTTCAACTTAAACCCCGAAGGCACGGTTACGCGGGGTCGAGCGCGCTCGGCCTCGCAACGAGGGctctcgctgccgccgccccGGGGCTCCGGAAATCCTCCTACGCTACGCGTTCCCGCACGTCATCGCGATACCGCGACATCCGCGAGCCTCCAGGCATTATACCGCGTCCGCCTACATGTAATACGTCTAGGTAATATACCGAGCCCGTGTAATACGTCTATGTAACGATACCGCGTTCGTTGCTAAATACCGCGCCGTTATCAAGTGCCAGGGCACTACCTGTAAATATACCGCGTCCGCCTGTATGTCATACGTCTATGTAACGATACCGCGTTCGTTGTTAAATACCGCGCCGTTATCAAGTGCAAGGGCACTACCTGTAAATATACCGCGTCCGCCTGTATGTGATACgtctatgtaatataccgagcccGTAAACGATACCGCGGCCGCCTATGCACTCAAGTGCATCCGCACTACCTCGTCGTTGTATATATCGCGTTCTGTCCGTCCCTGCGCACATACCGCGCTAACATCCCGCTTCGGGTATACCGAGTCCGCCGAATAGCGTGCTACCCCGTCCGTTAGCGAGTGCATCTGCACTGCCCCTTTTCGTTGTATATATCGCGTCATTTCGTGTATATAATTGAACTGTGAATAAACTACTGCATGTCTCactaaattgattattgtttCTGGGCCTGTCATCGGACTCCTGATCCCGCACAccagtccgcgttcgataaagtcaggccgttacatGTTATTACAAGATTATTTGCGAACTCATGGAAagattataattgatattaatattgacgGTTTGCCGCTTTTCAACAGTTCTAAGCTTAAGTTTTGGCCAATTTTAGGACATCTTGTTGGGACTTTAATGAACCCTTTATTATTGCTGTATACTGTGGGAAAAGTGATCCTCAGAATATTGAGGAATATCTAGAAAAGTATGTTAGTGAATTAGaagatttatttcataatggCTATGAGTATGAGGGTAACAATTATGAAGttgtaattagaaattatgttCTAGATGCTCCTGCAAGGgcatttattaaatgttgtaAAGGGCACTCAGGTTATGCAGGTTGTGAGAAATGCACTGTCATTGGAAAATACCATAATCACAGAATTACTTTCGTGGATCTTAATCAACCCCTCCGTACAGATGAGTCTTTCAGAAATCGCGAGCAACCTCAACACCATGAAGGAATCTCACCACTTGAAAGATTAGGAACTGGGCTTGTGTCACAATTCCGTCTTGATGCAAtgcatcttttatatattggtGTGTTCAAGAGGCTGCTTTATTTTTGGTTATTTGTTGTTGGAGTATGGAAACTTCATAGAGATGTCATCAATCTTATATCTGAAGTCTTtgtgtttcttaaaaaattctgtccCCATGATTTTAATCGAAAACCAAGATCTCTAAACGATTTTAAACTGTTCAAGGCCACTGAATTTCGTCGCATACTCTTGTATGACGGTATTGTTGCTTTCAAGGATTTGATTCATGATAAAATCTACAAACATTTTCTCCTTTTGCATAGTGCTGCCTATATTTTGGCTAGTTCTACTCTTGTTCATACTCATTTCCACCTTGCTgagcaatttattaaaacttttatctcTCATTCAGTAGTTCTTTATGGAACGAGTTTTGTAGTGTATAATGTACACtcactcattgtcagtcacTTACCTAAGGAATGTCAGAAGCATGGAGCTATAGATAATTTCAGTGCCTTTCGCTATGAAAACCGTCTGAAGTCTATGAAGGATTCCCTGCGATCGAGTTATAAACCGTTGCAACAGATAGCTAGAcgtaatttagaaaaaaagaaaaaaattgaaattattttcgattctAAGCCTAATCAGTTTGTGCTCTCTTTAAAACACTTCATTGCAGATGAAATTATTCGTGGCCCACAATATCGTAAGGtaatgtgtattttaaaataggtAAAAAGGACTCCTGTTTTAAAACTGTCAATGGTAGTGTTGTTTTGCTAAAAAATCTTGTTTACAGACACCGaactctattttttattggtttCAAGTTTAAAAAACAGGAGGACTTTTATACGTATCCACTCCTTTCATCTGAACTAGGTATTATATGTGTTTCTCAACTCGAGGAAAGAAGAGTAGCATATCCTGTCAGTGATGTTCAGTGCAAGTGCTATTTGATTCCAAATAGAGATAATTTCTTGTGTATGCCATTACTTCACACAATTCCATTGATTTAAAGAAACTCCATATAgtattatacaagaaaaaatatgtagatatcacatttatagaatataatatgttatatagttatataaatacagtgtatttttatttctacattttacactttatactttttattttctgtttcacAGTTTGTTGTGCTAAAATTTCTGCCCACAAATGAAGATCCAGATATATACATTGAGGTTGGTTTAAGAAAGTAGATCTGCACAGACCTTGACGATGAAATGTGTGGACAAACATATTGGCCCCCTAATCCAAAATCTGTCACACAACTGGTGAAAACTGAACAATCTTTTAAAACTGATTGGCCAAAACACAAAGtggaaattaaaagattttatagtaaaattttattttattctcctataaaaatttttatatacagattGTCACACATTATTATGAGATCGGAATatgtagatatttttttaaaacttacatTTTTCCTCTATTCAGATACTTATCCACAAGCCCGCGAAGCTGTTTCTGGATTCCTCGCTGATTCAAATTATGAAACAGAGATAGAGCAAAATATGGGCCGagggagaagaaagaaaaaggctCGGCAAATTGGGTCAGACAGTGATACTGATTCTAGTGGCCTTTCAAAAATAACGACAAAAATTATTCCTGCTCCCCCTGCTGTGCCTTTCAAAAAAGTTTCTTCTGATACTCAAAATTGGGATACTGATTCGGATGCCAGCATCTCGTCAAAATTGTTAAAGAGTTCCTctattattaagttaaataacaaaaagccTAAAGGAGGAAAAATAACTGTTCAAAGAAAAGAGCCATCTTCTAAGCATTCCGCGACGGAATTGAAGAAAGTAGTTCAAACAGCAAAAACAGTTGCAGCCTCTAAAATGAAAAGGCCGGAATCATTGGCTTCATTCAGCAAGACAAAAAGTCCCTTAAAATCCTCAACCTCTTGCAATTCATTACTTACAAATAGCCCTGTTAACTGTGACGAAAGTGCTGTTCAGGAAGGGATGACTCTTTCTTCGAACGTACAATCATTGACGCAAGTACCTGACCGTGTATTCAGTAAGGATGATTCAACTTTAACGAAGGATCTTACATCAACTGATCATCAACCAACATCAACTTTTAACACTGATTCTGTGGACACCGCGCAATGCAGCAGCAATTCTTCTAATTGTAATTGTTGGAATATGAGTAATTTCTCCGCTACACGTGATCAGCTGATGTGCGGCGATGTATGCGCGAGAGTGTGTGAGTGCGTGTCGCGCGACTGGGGAGCGCTGTGTGGTGCGAAACGGAAGTAGTACGTATCGAGCCATAAAAGCCTAAGGATGGACGATACACAGCTGATCACGAGTATACTTGTATCCATGTGAATCATGGAGGTAATTATGTATAactcgataaatatattagttcaAGAGAAGAAAGCTGTAGCCAAGTGAGTGAACACCTTATTTCACCGATCCAGACCGATTTTCCAAACAGTAATGATAAACCAAAATTATCTAATTCAAGCGCTTCCCATCGACGTACATTGTTTAAAGAACAGTTGCATGATAAGAATACAGGTAACATTTTGTTGCAATACtagtgtaaaataaatgttagctTTCTGTGCCTgtattactataatttttttgtatttgttgCAGAGAAGACATTAAACACCGAAATGACAGTTAAAAGGACACTAGTTACAGTAGAAGAAATTTCTGGAAAGTTAGACATTCTCAATATCAACGTGAGCAAGCTTATGAGAGCTATAATACCCTCAGAAAAGAGAATTTCGCGTCCTGAGAGAATGCCAGCATTACCTTTGCACAcaaaacaacatttaaaagaatttgagACTTTCTTACAGGCGGATCATAATTTGGCTGCTGCTGTAAGCATAATTCATTTCTTTACGTACttgaaaaagttttcttcTACGTGTTTACTAATGTTTCATTATTTGTTGTTTGCAGTGTCACTACATGTCTAATCACATGAAGCTGAGCGCGAAGAATCCCGAAAGAAAAAGTGCAACAAACATGCTAACAAAATTACTCTCTAACACACTGGCAGGTGAAATGAATTGTGACGGAGGTAACGGGAAAATAGCTTTCAAAACTCTCAAACTATACAATTTGTTTCaaggtaattatttactaatacattaagtttattattattatttgtatgtaaaaaatgcaAGATGTTTTGTgttatatgtacatgtgtCTTGTTTCAGGAGCTCTTCAAATAGCATTTCCGGATAGTGATCTCACTGAAGCAGATGCAGCCTTGGCTGGGTGGTTAAAAGATGCAAAATGGCGTAAGCAGCGGCAGCTTGGGAAATAGAAATAAGGACTCGCAGAAGAACAAGTAGTTTCtttcatgaataataaattaaaagagcTTTAAGTTTAGTTATTATGAGTAATATAAACTCCTCTCGAGAAACTATTTTGTAGAGATTGAACAGTATGGGATTATATGtacttaattattacttacCAAATAATAGGTCTTTTGGTGAGAATCTACTTTGAcagattattttgttttacaaagaaagtcatttatgattattgtGTTATTTTGGTGTTTAGAAAAAATACTGCTAGCTGTATTGggtcatattttttttttaatttcacgtTCATATATAGTCTGAGTTAGGTATACTCCATCCAGCAAGAGAACATCCACGGGTTACACATAGATAGGCAAAGTGAAAACGTAGCGCGCTATGTACCACGATACGTAAGTATACGGCACGCTCGGTGTGGATCAAGGAGAGCTTTTTATGCGCGGAAATCTGTTCGAAACGGACGAGTTTTTGTCTAATCCGTGGATTTTCTCTCGATGAACGGAGTACAGGTCTGAATTCTGAgattcttttatttcctcACAAATTAAGTAACTGCTCCGATAAAACACTTTCATAAAGAAATGTGATAAAAACGTTGTTACTCTGACTGAGTGTTGTTcttttagtatatatattttttaaaagtatttttataattaaaatatatttgttcgGCTGTGTATGTGTAGTCTTTTAGTTTAAAAACCGTAAAGAGCTTTGCAATAATTGTTGTATAACATGCGTATAcctaagtaaattttttaagagaatattttttgttatacgaaATAATGACCCCGATTTTCATCCATTTTGCGCAAAttcttttagaaatttttttttacaatttttcttacaaaatttcttCGGCAAATTCTGCT
This window harbors:
- the LOC139808492 gene encoding uncharacterized protein, with product MCGQTYWPPNPKSVTQLVKTEQSFKTDWPKHKVEIKRFYNTYPQAREAVSGFLADSNYETEIEQNMGRGRRKKKARQIGSDSDTDSSGLSKITTKIIPAPPAVPFKKVSSDTQNWDTDSDASISSKLLKSSSIIKLNNKKPKGGKITVQRKEPSSKHSATELKKVVQTAKTVAASKMKRPESLASFSKTKSPLKSSTSCNSLLTNSPVNCDESAVQEGMTLSSNVQSLTQVPDRVFSKDDSTLTKDLTSTDHQPTSTFNTDSVDTAQCSSNSSNCNCWNMSNFSATRDQLMCGDVCARVCECVSRDWGALCGAKRK
- the LOC139808493 gene encoding uncharacterized protein gives rise to the protein MEVIMYNSINILVQEKKAVANASHRRTLFKEQLHDKNTEKTLNTEMTVKRTLVTVEEISGKLDILNINVSKLMRAIIPSEKRISRPERMPALPLHTKQHLKEFETFLQADHNLAAACHYMSNHMKLSAKNPERKSATNMLTKLLSNTLAGEMNCDGGNGKIAFKTLKLYNLFQGALQIAFPDSDLTEADAALAGWLKDAKWRKQRQLGK